The following coding sequences lie in one Delphinus delphis chromosome 9, mDelDel1.2, whole genome shotgun sequence genomic window:
- the SMARCD3 gene encoding SWI/SNF-related matrix-associated actin-dependent regulator of chromatin subfamily D member 3 isoform X3, with translation MTPGLQHPPAVAQRPGMPSGARMPHQGAPMGPPGSPYMGSPAVRPGLAPAGMEPARKRAAPPPGQSQAQSQGQPVPTAPARSRSAKRRKMADKILPQRIRELVPESQAYMDLLAFERKLDQTIMRKRVDIQEALKRPMKQKRKLRLYISNTFNPAKPDAEDSDGSIASWELRVEGKLLDDVRPGPGLSRCPGPSKQKRKFSSFFKSLVIELDKDLYGPDNHLVEWHRTPTTQETDGFQVKRPGDLSVRCTLLLMLDYQPPQFKLDPRLARLLGLHTQSRSAIVQALWQYVKTNRLQDSHDKEYINGDKYFQQIFDCPRLKFSEIPQRLTALLLPPDPIVINHVISVDPSDQKKTACYDIDVEVEEPLKGQMSSFLLSTANQQEISALDSKIHETIESINQLKIQRDFMLSFSRDPKGYIQDLLRSQSRDLKVMTDVAGNPEEERRAEFYHQPWSQEAVSRYFYCKIQQRRQELEQSLVVRNT, from the exons CGCCCCGGGATGCCGTCTGGAGCCCGGATGCCCCACCAGGGGGCGCCCATGGGCCCCCCGGGCTCCCCGTACATGGGCAGCCCCGCCGTGCGACCCGGCCTGGCCCCCGCGGGCATGGAGCCCGCCCGCAAGCGAGCAGCGCCCCCGCCCGGCCAGAGCCAGGCCCAGAGCCAGGGCCAGCCGGTGCCCACCGCCCCCGCGCGGAGCCGCAG tgCCAAGAGGAGGAAGATGGCTGACAAAATCCTCCCTCAAAGG ATCCGGGAGCTGGTCCCAGAGTCCCAGGCTTACATGGACCTCCTGGCCTTTGAGAGGAAACTGGATCAAACCATCATGCGGAAGCGGGTGGACATCCAGGAGGCTCTGAAGAGGCCAATGAAG CAAAAGCGGAAGCTGCGTCTTTATATCTCCAACACTTTTAACCCTGCGAAGCCCGATGCTGAGGATTCTGATGGCAGCATTGCCTCCTGGGAGCTGCGGGTGGAGGGGAAGCTCCTGGATGACGTACGTCCTGGCCCAGGTCTCTCCAGGTGTCCTGGG CCCAGCAAGCAGAAGCggaagttttcttccttcttcaagaGTTTGGTCATTGAGCTGGACAAAGACCTTTACGGCCCTGACAACCACCTAGTGGAG TGGCACCGGACGCCCACCACGCAGGAGACGGATGGGTTCCAGGTGAAGAGGCCGGGGGACCTGAGCGTGCGCTGCACGCTGCTCCTCATGCTGGACTACCAG CCTCCCCAGTTCAAACTGGATCCCCGCCTGGCCCGCCTGCTGGGGCTGCACACACAGAGCCGCTCAGCCATCGTCCAGGCCCTGTGGCAGTACGTGAAGACCAACAGGCTGCAGGACTCGCACGACAAGGAATACATCAACGGGGACAAGTATTTCCAGCAG ATTTTTGATTGTCCCCGGCTGAAGTTTTCTGAGATTCCCCAGCGCCTCACAGCTCTGCTATTGCCCCCTGACCCAATTGTCATCAACCACGTCATCAG CGTGGACCCATCAGACCAGAAGAAGACGGCGTGCTATGACATTGATGTGGAGGTAGAGGAGCCACTGAAGGGACAGATGAGCAGCTTCCTCCTGTCCACGGCCAACCAGCAGGAGATCAGCGCCCTGGACAGTAAG ATCCATGAGACGATTGAGTCCATAAACCAGCTCAAGATCCAGAGGGACTTCATGCTAAGCTTCTCCAGAGACCCCAAAGGCTACATCCAAGACCTCCTCCGCTCCCAGAGCCGGGACCTCAAG GTGATGACAGATGTGGCAGGCAACCCTGAGGAGGAGCGCCGGGCTGAGTTCTACCACCAGCCCTGGTCCCAGGAAGCCGTCAGCCGCTACTTCTACTGCAAG ATCCAGCAGCGCAGGCAGGAGCTGGAGCAGTCCCTGGTTGTGCGCAACACCTAG
- the SMARCD3 gene encoding SWI/SNF-related matrix-associated actin-dependent regulator of chromatin subfamily D member 3 isoform X1, with translation MAADEVAGGARKATKSKLFEFLVHGVRPGMPSGARMPHQGAPMGPPGSPYMGSPAVRPGLAPAGMEPARKRAAPPPGQSQAQSQGQPVPTAPARSRSAKRRKMADKILPQRIRELVPESQAYMDLLAFERKLDQTIMRKRVDIQEALKRPMKQKRKLRLYISNTFNPAKPDAEDSDGSIASWELRVEGKLLDDVRPGPGLSRCPGPSKQKRKFSSFFKSLVIELDKDLYGPDNHLVEWHRTPTTQETDGFQVKRPGDLSVRCTLLLMLDYQPPQFKLDPRLARLLGLHTQSRSAIVQALWQYVKTNRLQDSHDKEYINGDKYFQQIFDCPRLKFSEIPQRLTALLLPPDPIVINHVISVDPSDQKKTACYDIDVEVEEPLKGQMSSFLLSTANQQEISALDSKIHETIESINQLKIQRDFMLSFSRDPKGYIQDLLRSQSRDLKVMTDVAGNPEEERRAEFYHQPWSQEAVSRYFYCKIQQRRQELEQSLVVRNT, from the exons ATGGCCGCGGACGAAGTTGCCGGAGGGGCGCGCAAAGCCACGAAAAGCAAACTTTTTGAGTTTCTGGTCCATGGGGTG CGCCCCGGGATGCCGTCTGGAGCCCGGATGCCCCACCAGGGGGCGCCCATGGGCCCCCCGGGCTCCCCGTACATGGGCAGCCCCGCCGTGCGACCCGGCCTGGCCCCCGCGGGCATGGAGCCCGCCCGCAAGCGAGCAGCGCCCCCGCCCGGCCAGAGCCAGGCCCAGAGCCAGGGCCAGCCGGTGCCCACCGCCCCCGCGCGGAGCCGCAG tgCCAAGAGGAGGAAGATGGCTGACAAAATCCTCCCTCAAAGG ATCCGGGAGCTGGTCCCAGAGTCCCAGGCTTACATGGACCTCCTGGCCTTTGAGAGGAAACTGGATCAAACCATCATGCGGAAGCGGGTGGACATCCAGGAGGCTCTGAAGAGGCCAATGAAG CAAAAGCGGAAGCTGCGTCTTTATATCTCCAACACTTTTAACCCTGCGAAGCCCGATGCTGAGGATTCTGATGGCAGCATTGCCTCCTGGGAGCTGCGGGTGGAGGGGAAGCTCCTGGATGACGTACGTCCTGGCCCAGGTCTCTCCAGGTGTCCTGGG CCCAGCAAGCAGAAGCggaagttttcttccttcttcaagaGTTTGGTCATTGAGCTGGACAAAGACCTTTACGGCCCTGACAACCACCTAGTGGAG TGGCACCGGACGCCCACCACGCAGGAGACGGATGGGTTCCAGGTGAAGAGGCCGGGGGACCTGAGCGTGCGCTGCACGCTGCTCCTCATGCTGGACTACCAG CCTCCCCAGTTCAAACTGGATCCCCGCCTGGCCCGCCTGCTGGGGCTGCACACACAGAGCCGCTCAGCCATCGTCCAGGCCCTGTGGCAGTACGTGAAGACCAACAGGCTGCAGGACTCGCACGACAAGGAATACATCAACGGGGACAAGTATTTCCAGCAG ATTTTTGATTGTCCCCGGCTGAAGTTTTCTGAGATTCCCCAGCGCCTCACAGCTCTGCTATTGCCCCCTGACCCAATTGTCATCAACCACGTCATCAG CGTGGACCCATCAGACCAGAAGAAGACGGCGTGCTATGACATTGATGTGGAGGTAGAGGAGCCACTGAAGGGACAGATGAGCAGCTTCCTCCTGTCCACGGCCAACCAGCAGGAGATCAGCGCCCTGGACAGTAAG ATCCATGAGACGATTGAGTCCATAAACCAGCTCAAGATCCAGAGGGACTTCATGCTAAGCTTCTCCAGAGACCCCAAAGGCTACATCCAAGACCTCCTCCGCTCCCAGAGCCGGGACCTCAAG GTGATGACAGATGTGGCAGGCAACCCTGAGGAGGAGCGCCGGGCTGAGTTCTACCACCAGCCCTGGTCCCAGGAAGCCGTCAGCCGCTACTTCTACTGCAAG ATCCAGCAGCGCAGGCAGGAGCTGGAGCAGTCCCTGGTTGTGCGCAACACCTAG
- the SMARCD3 gene encoding SWI/SNF-related matrix-associated actin-dependent regulator of chromatin subfamily D member 3 isoform X2, with amino-acid sequence MAADEVAGGARKATKSKLFEFLVHGVRPGMPSGARMPHQGAPMGPPGSPYMGSPAVRPGLAPAGMEPARKRAAPPPGQSQAQSQGQPVPTAPARSRSAKRRKMADKILPQRIRELVPESQAYMDLLAFERKLDQTIMRKRVDIQEALKRPMKQKRKLRLYISNTFNPAKPDAEDSDGSIASWELRVEGKLLDDPSKQKRKFSSFFKSLVIELDKDLYGPDNHLVEWHRTPTTQETDGFQVKRPGDLSVRCTLLLMLDYQPPQFKLDPRLARLLGLHTQSRSAIVQALWQYVKTNRLQDSHDKEYINGDKYFQQIFDCPRLKFSEIPQRLTALLLPPDPIVINHVISVDPSDQKKTACYDIDVEVEEPLKGQMSSFLLSTANQQEISALDSKIHETIESINQLKIQRDFMLSFSRDPKGYIQDLLRSQSRDLKVMTDVAGNPEEERRAEFYHQPWSQEAVSRYFYCKIQQRRQELEQSLVVRNT; translated from the exons ATGGCCGCGGACGAAGTTGCCGGAGGGGCGCGCAAAGCCACGAAAAGCAAACTTTTTGAGTTTCTGGTCCATGGGGTG CGCCCCGGGATGCCGTCTGGAGCCCGGATGCCCCACCAGGGGGCGCCCATGGGCCCCCCGGGCTCCCCGTACATGGGCAGCCCCGCCGTGCGACCCGGCCTGGCCCCCGCGGGCATGGAGCCCGCCCGCAAGCGAGCAGCGCCCCCGCCCGGCCAGAGCCAGGCCCAGAGCCAGGGCCAGCCGGTGCCCACCGCCCCCGCGCGGAGCCGCAG tgCCAAGAGGAGGAAGATGGCTGACAAAATCCTCCCTCAAAGG ATCCGGGAGCTGGTCCCAGAGTCCCAGGCTTACATGGACCTCCTGGCCTTTGAGAGGAAACTGGATCAAACCATCATGCGGAAGCGGGTGGACATCCAGGAGGCTCTGAAGAGGCCAATGAAG CAAAAGCGGAAGCTGCGTCTTTATATCTCCAACACTTTTAACCCTGCGAAGCCCGATGCTGAGGATTCTGATGGCAGCATTGCCTCCTGGGAGCTGCGGGTGGAGGGGAAGCTCCTGGATGAC CCCAGCAAGCAGAAGCggaagttttcttccttcttcaagaGTTTGGTCATTGAGCTGGACAAAGACCTTTACGGCCCTGACAACCACCTAGTGGAG TGGCACCGGACGCCCACCACGCAGGAGACGGATGGGTTCCAGGTGAAGAGGCCGGGGGACCTGAGCGTGCGCTGCACGCTGCTCCTCATGCTGGACTACCAG CCTCCCCAGTTCAAACTGGATCCCCGCCTGGCCCGCCTGCTGGGGCTGCACACACAGAGCCGCTCAGCCATCGTCCAGGCCCTGTGGCAGTACGTGAAGACCAACAGGCTGCAGGACTCGCACGACAAGGAATACATCAACGGGGACAAGTATTTCCAGCAG ATTTTTGATTGTCCCCGGCTGAAGTTTTCTGAGATTCCCCAGCGCCTCACAGCTCTGCTATTGCCCCCTGACCCAATTGTCATCAACCACGTCATCAG CGTGGACCCATCAGACCAGAAGAAGACGGCGTGCTATGACATTGATGTGGAGGTAGAGGAGCCACTGAAGGGACAGATGAGCAGCTTCCTCCTGTCCACGGCCAACCAGCAGGAGATCAGCGCCCTGGACAGTAAG ATCCATGAGACGATTGAGTCCATAAACCAGCTCAAGATCCAGAGGGACTTCATGCTAAGCTTCTCCAGAGACCCCAAAGGCTACATCCAAGACCTCCTCCGCTCCCAGAGCCGGGACCTCAAG GTGATGACAGATGTGGCAGGCAACCCTGAGGAGGAGCGCCGGGCTGAGTTCTACCACCAGCCCTGGTCCCAGGAAGCCGTCAGCCGCTACTTCTACTGCAAG ATCCAGCAGCGCAGGCAGGAGCTGGAGCAGTCCCTGGTTGTGCGCAACACCTAG